From a single Arthrobacter sp. SLBN-112 genomic region:
- a CDS encoding ammonium transporter, which produces MDSGNVAWILASSALVCMMIPALALFYGGMVGSRRILNMMMMCFGGASLVAVLWALFGYSMAFGNSVGGLGLIGDVTEFPGMGQLLAADDSASIPVILFAAFQLFFACVTTALVAGAAAGRMKFGAWMLFAGIWATVVYFPIAHWVFAFDSADGSTMGGWIANGIKAIDFAGGTAVHMNAGAAALALALVLGKSSGWPKVEHAKPHSRPLVLVGAGLLWVGWFGFNAGSALSAGQSAAVVFLNTAVAASAGLLAWALVERVRHGAATSMGAASGLISALVAITPACGAVSPLGAVAIGAIAGAVCSLAIELKFRLGFDDSLDVVGVHLVGGILGTLLIGLFATDAAPNAVTGLFYGGGFELLGVQALATITVLVYSFGITWVLAKILDKTIGLRIKPEDELRGIDLAAHSELAYLTDEDPVELGSPQRV; this is translated from the coding sequence ATGGATTCGGGAAATGTCGCTTGGATTTTGGCCAGCTCGGCGCTGGTTTGCATGATGATCCCCGCCCTGGCCCTGTTTTACGGGGGCATGGTGGGGTCGCGCCGGATTCTGAACATGATGATGATGTGCTTCGGCGGCGCCAGCCTGGTGGCCGTCCTGTGGGCACTGTTCGGGTACTCGATGGCGTTCGGCAACTCTGTTGGGGGGCTGGGGCTGATCGGTGACGTCACCGAGTTCCCCGGCATGGGCCAGTTGCTGGCCGCGGATGATTCGGCATCCATCCCGGTCATCTTGTTCGCCGCGTTCCAGCTGTTCTTCGCCTGCGTCACCACGGCCCTGGTTGCCGGTGCAGCGGCGGGGCGGATGAAGTTCGGCGCCTGGATGCTGTTCGCCGGCATTTGGGCCACCGTTGTCTACTTCCCCATCGCGCACTGGGTGTTCGCATTCGACTCGGCCGACGGCAGCACGATGGGCGGCTGGATCGCCAACGGCATCAAGGCCATCGACTTCGCCGGCGGCACCGCGGTCCACATGAATGCCGGCGCGGCCGCTCTTGCCCTGGCCCTGGTCCTGGGCAAGAGCTCCGGCTGGCCCAAGGTGGAGCACGCCAAGCCGCACAGCCGGCCGCTGGTCCTGGTGGGCGCGGGCCTGCTGTGGGTCGGCTGGTTCGGCTTCAACGCCGGTTCGGCCCTCTCCGCCGGCCAGTCGGCGGCGGTGGTCTTCCTGAACACTGCAGTAGCCGCGTCCGCCGGCCTGCTCGCCTGGGCCCTGGTGGAGCGGGTCCGCCACGGCGCAGCCACCAGCATGGGCGCCGCATCCGGGCTGATCTCCGCGCTCGTGGCCATCACTCCAGCCTGTGGTGCCGTCAGCCCGCTGGGTGCTGTGGCCATCGGCGCCATCGCCGGGGCTGTCTGCTCCCTGGCCATCGAGCTGAAGTTCCGGCTCGGCTTCGACGATTCCCTCGACGTCGTCGGTGTCCACCTCGTGGGCGGTATCCTGGGCACCCTGCTCATCGGCCTCTTCGCCACGGACGCAGCACCCAACGCCGTCACCGGTCTCTTCTACGGCGGCGGTTTCGAACTGCTGGGCGTCCAGGCGCTGGCCACCATCACGGTGCTGGTCTACTCATTCGGCATAACCTGGGTCCTGGCAAAGATCCTGGACAAGACCATCGGCCTGCGCATCAAACCCGAGGACGAACTGCGCGGCATCGACCTCGCAGCCCACTCCGAGCTGGCGTACCTGACGGACGAGGACCCGGTGGAACTGGGCTCGCCGCAGCGGGTCTAG
- a CDS encoding Gfo/Idh/MocA family protein, with protein MNNQQPIARQAPTPGDKLQELRVGVVGIGWAGQQHLKAYSELDGVRIMSLAGMEQELRDSLQAEYAIPNGFAGWEEMLDHGGLDAISVAVPTFLHAPIAIAALERGIHVLSEKPIARNAVEGQAMVKAARKAGRVLDVAFNHRRRGDIQALKDVIDAGGLGRPYYAKASWLRRSGIPTLGSWFTNPELAGGGPLADIGVHALDYALHLLGEPKVVAVSAATHSELGPQGRGGGNRYSAQATSHAFEVEDFASAFLRLEGGGTLLLEAGWATYRETDDLLDFTVYGTDGGAELKVKGAPFPPVGQLRVFTDKEGESADYVPTVLPGRAHDAVVEDFVTAVRGGETAWAGHDGSLALYRAQIIDACYQSALQQREVRL; from the coding sequence TTGAATAACCAGCAGCCCATAGCCCGGCAGGCACCCACGCCCGGAGACAAGCTCCAGGAACTGCGGGTGGGTGTGGTCGGCATCGGCTGGGCCGGCCAGCAGCACCTGAAAGCCTATTCCGAGCTCGACGGCGTCCGCATCATGTCACTGGCGGGAATGGAACAGGAACTGCGCGACTCCCTGCAGGCCGAGTACGCCATCCCCAACGGCTTTGCCGGCTGGGAAGAGATGCTGGACCACGGCGGCCTGGACGCCATCAGCGTGGCGGTGCCCACCTTCCTCCACGCCCCCATCGCCATCGCCGCCCTGGAACGCGGAATCCATGTGCTGAGCGAAAAGCCCATCGCGCGCAACGCCGTCGAGGGCCAGGCCATGGTGAAGGCAGCGCGGAAGGCCGGACGCGTCCTGGACGTTGCCTTCAACCACCGCCGCCGCGGCGACATCCAGGCGCTCAAGGACGTGATCGATGCCGGCGGACTGGGCAGGCCCTATTACGCCAAGGCGTCCTGGCTGCGCCGCTCCGGCATCCCCACCCTGGGCAGCTGGTTCACGAATCCCGAGCTCGCCGGCGGCGGACCGCTGGCCGACATTGGCGTGCATGCGCTGGATTACGCCCTGCACCTCCTCGGCGAACCGAAGGTGGTGGCGGTCTCTGCCGCGACACACTCGGAGCTGGGCCCGCAGGGCAGGGGCGGCGGAAACCGGTATTCAGCTCAGGCCACCAGCCATGCGTTCGAGGTGGAGGACTTCGCGTCGGCGTTCCTCCGGCTTGAAGGCGGCGGAACACTGCTCCTCGAAGCGGGCTGGGCCACTTACCGGGAGACGGACGACCTGCTCGACTTCACGGTCTACGGCACCGACGGCGGCGCGGAACTAAAGGTGAAGGGCGCGCCGTTCCCGCCGGTAGGCCAGCTCAGGGTCTTCACGGACAAAGAGGGGGAATCCGCCGATTACGTGCCAACCGTGCTGCCGGGCCGCGCCCATGACGCAGTGGTGGAAGACTTCGTAACGGCGGTGCGCGGCGGCGAAACAGCGTGGGCCGGGCATGACGGTTCCCTGGCCCTGTACCGTGCACAGATCATTGACGCGTGCTACCAGTCCGCGCTGCAGCAGAGGGAGGTTCGACTCTAA
- a CDS encoding ThuA domain-containing protein encodes MWNEGVHEAINEPSHIGEIYPDGIHGAIAAGLRSHFPDADITTAVLATDDEHGLDEEVLAETDVLLWWGHMAHAEVGDAVVERVHRHVLGGMGLIVLHSGHFAKIFTKLLGTSCSLAWRNDGERELVWTVKPAHPIAEGVDSPIVIPEQEMYGELFDIPDPDDLIFISSFAGGEVFRSGVTFTRGKGRIFYFSPGDQEYPVYHHPQIQRVLANGVKWAAQPGLHRSAPEVTNPAREWFQEEMRH; translated from the coding sequence GTGTGGAACGAGGGCGTCCACGAGGCCATCAACGAGCCCTCCCACATCGGGGAGATCTACCCCGACGGCATCCACGGCGCCATCGCCGCGGGCCTTCGTTCCCACTTTCCGGACGCAGACATCACGACGGCGGTCCTGGCCACCGACGACGAACACGGCCTTGACGAGGAGGTGCTTGCGGAGACCGACGTCCTGCTCTGGTGGGGCCATATGGCCCACGCCGAGGTGGGCGACGCCGTCGTCGAACGCGTCCACCGGCACGTGCTCGGCGGAATGGGGCTGATTGTGCTCCATTCGGGACACTTCGCGAAGATCTTCACCAAACTCCTGGGCACCAGCTGCTCGCTGGCCTGGCGCAATGACGGCGAGCGCGAGCTGGTGTGGACCGTCAAGCCAGCGCACCCCATCGCCGAGGGCGTGGACAGCCCCATCGTCATCCCCGAGCAGGAGATGTACGGGGAACTGTTCGACATCCCGGACCCGGACGATCTGATCTTCATCAGCTCGTTCGCGGGCGGCGAAGTGTTCCGTTCGGGTGTCACCTTCACCCGCGGCAAGGGCCGCATTTTCTACTTCAGCCCGGGCGACCAGGAGTACCCGGTGTACCACCACCCGCAGATCCAGCGGGTGCTGGCCAACGGCGTGAAATGGGCCGCGCAACCGGGGCTGCACCGTTCCGCCCCGGAAGTGACCAACCCTGCCCGGGAGTGGTTCCAGGAGGAAATGCGGCATTGA
- a CDS encoding cupin domain-containing protein has protein sequence MPAVTVTNLESKSFNEPDEKRRPPKTEVDVVNIGGATLGRFTFEPGWRWSETVKTVVKTDSCQNNHLGFCTAGTLTVQLNDGTQKTIHAGDAYSIPAGHDAWVENDETFVGYEVMSAAEYAKPA, from the coding sequence ATGCCTGCAGTAACGGTCACGAACCTCGAATCCAAATCCTTCAACGAACCCGACGAGAAGCGCCGCCCGCCCAAGACCGAGGTGGATGTGGTCAACATTGGCGGCGCAACCCTGGGCCGGTTCACCTTTGAGCCGGGCTGGCGCTGGTCCGAAACCGTCAAGACCGTGGTCAAAACGGACAGCTGCCAGAACAACCACTTGGGCTTCTGCACCGCCGGCACCCTGACGGTGCAGCTCAACGACGGAACGCAGAAGACCATCCATGCCGGCGACGCCTATTCCATCCCGGCCGGGCACGACGCCTGGGTGGAAAACGACGAGACGTTCGTTGGCTATGAAGTCATGAGTGCAGCCGAGTACGCCAAGCCCGCCTGA
- a CDS encoding NAD-dependent epimerase/dehydratase family protein has product MKVTVIGGSGHIGSFLVPRLVRAGHEVTTISRGTSKPYIDSPEWQQVHQVTADRQAEDRDGTFGDRVAGLKPDAVVDLVCFTLESAASLVHRLRGEVGHLLHCGSIWRYGQSLKLPIREGSDSAAEPFGDYGVQKNRIAVMLQEETASGGLATTSLHPGHIVGPGWHPIGPLGNLDPAVWQALSAGQPLRIPGTGAELMHHVHADDVAQAFEKALAHPEAAAGEDFNIVAPTALTVRGYADIAAAWFGHAAVLETVSWERFRENTSREYAESSWEHLYRSHCFSIGKAASVLGYAPRYEPEQAVFESIQWLVEQGKLHVARPLGVPAG; this is encoded by the coding sequence ATGAAAGTCACCGTCATCGGCGGCAGCGGCCACATCGGTTCGTTCCTGGTCCCGCGGCTGGTCCGCGCCGGCCACGAGGTCACCACCATCAGCCGCGGCACCAGCAAGCCCTACATCGACTCGCCCGAATGGCAGCAGGTCCACCAAGTCACCGCAGACCGGCAGGCGGAAGACCGGGACGGAACGTTCGGGGACCGGGTGGCCGGGCTGAAGCCGGACGCGGTGGTGGACCTGGTCTGCTTCACCCTCGAATCTGCGGCGTCTCTGGTGCACCGCCTGCGGGGCGAGGTGGGGCACCTGCTGCACTGCGGCTCCATCTGGCGCTACGGGCAAAGCCTGAAGCTGCCCATCCGGGAAGGCTCTGATTCAGCGGCCGAGCCCTTTGGTGACTACGGTGTCCAGAAGAACCGCATCGCGGTGATGCTGCAGGAGGAGACCGCCAGCGGCGGCCTGGCAACCACCTCGCTGCATCCCGGCCACATCGTCGGACCGGGCTGGCACCCCATCGGCCCGCTCGGAAACCTGGACCCCGCCGTCTGGCAGGCACTCTCCGCCGGCCAGCCCCTTCGGATCCCCGGCACCGGCGCGGAACTGATGCACCACGTGCACGCCGACGACGTCGCCCAGGCTTTCGAAAAGGCCCTCGCCCACCCCGAGGCGGCCGCCGGCGAGGACTTCAACATCGTGGCCCCCACGGCGCTCACCGTCCGCGGCTACGCCGACATCGCGGCCGCCTGGTTCGGGCACGCCGCCGTCCTGGAGACGGTCAGCTGGGAGCGGTTCCGCGAAAACACCTCCCGCGAGTACGCCGAATCCAGCTGGGAACACCTCTACCGCAGCCACTGCTTCAGCATCGGGAAGGCTGCGTCCGTGCTGGGCTACGCGCCGCGGTACGAACCGGAGCAGGCCGTCTTCGAATCCATCCAGTGGCTGGTGGAGCAGGGCAAGCTGCACGTCGCGCGCCCGCTGGGCGTCCCGGCGGGGTGA
- a CDS encoding primary-amine oxidase has translation MMLAPTETASAFGLATEAEILQVRSLLQAEGRLGPQHRIAYLGLQDPPRGSDPEAVDRRFRVFIHDVSGAAPHDVLVSVTHQRVDSDVELDTAVTGELPVLEEEFEVVEALLATDDRWLKALADRGLAVEKVRVAPLSAGVFEYAEEKGRRILRGLAFVQEFPEDSAWAHPVDGLVAYVDVVSKEVTQVIDLGVMPIPAEHGNYTHPELTGPLRTTQKPISITQPEGPSFTVTGGNHVEWEKWSVDVGFDVREGVVLHNLGFRDGDRLRPIINRGSIAEMVVPYGDPSPIRSWQNYFDTGEYLVGQYANSLELGCDCLGDITYLSPVISDAFGNPREIRNGICMHEEDWSILSKHSDLWSGVNYTRRNRRLVISFFTTIGNYDYGFYWYLYLDGTIEFEAKATGIVFTSAFPEGGSDNISQLAPGLGAPFHQHLFSARLDMAVDGFTNRVEEEDVVRQAMGPGNERGNAFSRKRTVLARESEAVREADARSGRTWIISNPESRNRLGEPVGYKLHSHNQPTLLADPDSSIARRAAFATKDLWVTRHAEDERYPTGDFVNQHAGGAGLPAFVAQDRDIDGQDIVVWHTFGLTHFPRVEDWPIMPVDTVGFKLRPEGFFDRSPVLDVPANPNKQAVACHTEGGSGGSCH, from the coding sequence ATGATGCTTGCCCCAACTGAAACTGCCTCCGCCTTCGGGCTGGCAACCGAAGCCGAAATCCTGCAGGTACGGTCCCTCCTGCAGGCCGAAGGCCGCCTGGGCCCGCAGCACCGGATTGCCTACCTGGGCCTGCAGGATCCGCCCCGCGGCTCGGATCCGGAGGCGGTGGACCGCCGTTTCCGGGTGTTCATCCACGACGTCTCCGGCGCCGCCCCACACGATGTCCTTGTCTCCGTCACGCACCAAAGGGTGGACTCCGACGTCGAACTGGACACAGCGGTGACGGGCGAACTGCCTGTGCTGGAGGAGGAATTCGAGGTGGTGGAAGCCCTCCTGGCCACCGATGACCGCTGGCTCAAGGCGCTTGCAGACCGCGGACTCGCCGTCGAAAAGGTCCGGGTTGCCCCGCTCTCCGCCGGTGTCTTCGAATACGCGGAGGAGAAGGGCCGGCGGATCCTGCGTGGGCTGGCGTTCGTGCAGGAGTTCCCGGAGGACAGCGCGTGGGCGCACCCCGTGGACGGGCTGGTGGCCTACGTGGACGTGGTCAGCAAAGAGGTCACGCAGGTGATCGACCTGGGCGTGATGCCCATCCCTGCCGAACACGGCAACTACACCCATCCGGAACTGACCGGGCCGCTGCGCACCACCCAGAAACCCATCAGCATCACCCAGCCGGAAGGGCCAAGCTTCACCGTAACCGGCGGCAATCATGTGGAGTGGGAAAAGTGGAGCGTGGACGTCGGCTTCGATGTCCGCGAAGGCGTGGTCCTGCACAACCTCGGCTTCCGGGACGGCGACCGGCTGCGGCCGATCATCAACCGCGGCTCCATCGCCGAGATGGTGGTCCCCTACGGCGACCCGTCACCCATCCGGTCCTGGCAGAACTACTTCGACACCGGCGAATACCTGGTGGGCCAGTACGCCAACTCCCTGGAATTGGGCTGCGACTGCCTGGGCGATATCACGTACCTAAGCCCCGTGATTTCCGACGCGTTCGGCAACCCCCGGGAAATCCGCAACGGGATCTGCATGCACGAGGAGGACTGGAGCATCCTCTCCAAGCACTCGGACCTGTGGAGCGGCGTCAACTACACCCGCCGCAACCGCCGCCTGGTCATCTCCTTCTTCACCACCATCGGCAACTACGATTACGGCTTCTACTGGTACCTGTACCTGGACGGCACCATTGAATTCGAAGCCAAGGCCACCGGCATCGTCTTCACGTCAGCCTTCCCCGAGGGCGGCTCGGACAACATCTCCCAGCTGGCCCCCGGCCTGGGCGCCCCGTTCCACCAGCACCTCTTCAGCGCCCGGCTGGACATGGCCGTTGACGGGTTCACCAACCGGGTGGAGGAAGAGGACGTGGTCCGCCAGGCCATGGGTCCCGGCAATGAGCGCGGCAACGCCTTCTCCCGGAAGCGCACCGTCCTGGCCCGTGAATCCGAGGCAGTCCGCGAGGCTGATGCCCGCAGCGGCCGGACTTGGATCATCTCAAACCCCGAATCCCGCAACCGGCTGGGGGAGCCCGTGGGCTACAAGCTGCATTCCCACAACCAGCCCACGCTGCTGGCGGACCCGGACTCGTCCATTGCGCGCCGGGCCGCGTTCGCCACCAAGGACCTCTGGGTCACCCGCCACGCCGAGGACGAGCGCTACCCCACGGGCGACTTCGTGAACCAGCATGCCGGGGGAGCGGGCCTGCCGGCCTTCGTGGCGCAGGACCGGGACATCGACGGGCAGGACATCGTGGTGTGGCACACCTTTGGCCTGACCCACTTCCCGCGGGTGGAGGACTGGCCCATCATGCCGGTGGACACCGTGGGCTTCAAGCTCCGCCCCGAGGGCTTCTTCGACCGCAGCCCCGTCCTGGATGTGCCCGCCAACCCCAACAAGCAGGCCGTAGCCTGCCACACCGAGGGCGGCAGCGGTGGCTCCTGCCACTAA
- a CDS encoding TetR/AcrR family transcriptional regulator: MAHKSRDQNIFRGVAAVPKIVDHDERRLELVDATWRIIARQGLEGATMREIATEAGFANGALKPYFPTKDTLLEFAFSHVFNRTNQRIAEVTKGKSGLAALRAFCLEVLPLDEERINEARIVIPFWQRAVNDAQKAGIHQRSMDEWLAAIRRYLQEARDSGDVTAGVDNHVLAGQLLNMLLGAQIEAALGQEGRTDFGHAAQLDGYLALLGKNPARK, from the coding sequence ATGGCTCACAAGAGTCGGGACCAAAATATTTTCCGGGGAGTGGCCGCGGTGCCCAAGATTGTTGACCATGACGAGCGGCGCCTGGAACTGGTGGATGCCACCTGGCGGATCATTGCCCGGCAGGGGCTTGAGGGCGCCACCATGCGCGAGATCGCCACGGAGGCAGGCTTTGCCAACGGCGCCCTGAAACCCTACTTCCCCACCAAGGACACGCTCCTGGAGTTCGCCTTCAGCCACGTCTTCAACCGCACCAACCAGCGGATCGCCGAGGTCACCAAAGGCAAGTCCGGCCTGGCTGCCCTGCGGGCCTTTTGCCTTGAAGTACTCCCCCTGGACGAGGAACGCATCAACGAGGCACGGATCGTCATCCCGTTCTGGCAAAGGGCGGTGAATGACGCCCAGAAAGCCGGGATACACCAGCGCTCGATGGACGAATGGCTGGCCGCCATCCGCCGCTACCTGCAGGAGGCGAGGGACAGCGGAGACGTGACCGCCGGCGTCGACAACCACGTTCTGGCCGGCCAACTGTTGAACATGCTGCTGGGCGCGCAGATTGAAGCGGCACTTGGGCAGGAAGGCCGGACGGACTTCGGACATGCCGCGCAGCTGGACGGGTACCTGGCACTGCTGGGCAAAAATCCTGCCCGGAAATGA
- a CDS encoding CsbD family protein: MGLDDKIGNAAEKLGGKGKEAAGNATGDESLKAEGQTDQSKSDLKQAGEHVKDAFKKD; this comes from the coding sequence ATGGGTTTGGATGACAAGATCGGCAACGCAGCAGAGAAGCTCGGCGGCAAGGGCAAGGAAGCTGCCGGAAACGCCACGGGCGATGAGAGCCTGAAGGCCGAAGGCCAGACGGACCAGTCGAAGTCGGACCTCAAGCAGGCCGGCGAGCACGTCAAGGACGCCTTCAAGAAGGACTAG
- a CDS encoding DUF1003 domain-containing protein — protein sequence MTDIRSNWHRRHKEGLSPGERAADTLRNGMGSWPFVGIFLASMGMWAVVNSYVLAAKAWDPYPYILLNLFLSMLAGLQGAILLIAAKRQDAIASAMAQHDYETDVRAAAHIEMLMNINAEQLKLLQELREMHGDARAGSAGEQRP from the coding sequence ATGACGGACATCAGAAGCAACTGGCACCGGCGGCACAAGGAGGGACTGAGTCCCGGCGAAAGGGCTGCGGACACCCTCCGGAACGGGATGGGCAGCTGGCCCTTCGTGGGCATCTTCCTGGCATCGATGGGAATGTGGGCCGTGGTGAACAGCTACGTTCTCGCAGCGAAGGCGTGGGATCCCTATCCCTACATCCTCCTGAACCTTTTCCTGTCCATGCTGGCCGGACTGCAGGGGGCCATCCTGTTGATCGCGGCCAAGCGCCAGGACGCCATCGCCTCGGCGATGGCCCAGCATGACTACGAAACGGATGTGCGCGCCGCGGCGCACATTGAGATGCTCATGAACATCAACGCCGAACAGCTGAAGCTGTTGCAGGAACTGCGGGAAATGCATGGCGATGCCCGGGCGGGAAGTGCGGGGGAGCAGCGGCCCTGA